Proteins co-encoded in one Spirosoma endbachense genomic window:
- a CDS encoding HEAT repeat domain-containing protein produces MNCKNANEQFTEWLSNQLPEAERLELEAHMIGCSDCQQEADSMQQLWRQMGTLPVPEPSERMRVQFNRMLDTYKDTVKAEQPTWLDRFIEQLRTLFTPQGALRLAYSLALIGIGIGAGYWFQDKPTVASQQQIDSLSLQVQEMRQMMLLSLIENPSASERLRAVSYTDEINQANERVVEALLTTLNNDPNVNVRLVTLEALAKLADDSKVRQGLVQSLTQQDSPLVQVALADVMVKLQEKKSIKPLRQMLRQEHLNDLVKTKIQESIKALS; encoded by the coding sequence ATGAACTGTAAAAATGCCAATGAGCAATTTACCGAGTGGCTGAGTAACCAGTTACCGGAAGCCGAACGGCTGGAACTGGAAGCACACATGATCGGATGCTCTGATTGCCAACAGGAAGCCGATTCCATGCAGCAACTCTGGCGGCAGATGGGCACATTGCCCGTACCCGAACCCAGCGAACGAATGCGCGTTCAGTTCAATAGGATGCTCGATACGTATAAAGACACGGTTAAAGCTGAGCAACCAACCTGGCTGGATCGTTTTATCGAGCAACTGCGCACGCTTTTTACGCCACAGGGAGCCTTACGACTGGCCTATAGCCTCGCACTGATCGGAATCGGGATTGGGGCTGGGTACTGGTTCCAGGATAAACCAACCGTTGCTTCTCAACAGCAGATCGACTCGCTGTCGTTGCAGGTTCAGGAGATGCGCCAGATGATGCTCCTGTCATTGATCGAAAACCCATCGGCCTCTGAACGGCTTCGGGCGGTGAGCTATACCGACGAAATCAATCAGGCCAATGAGCGTGTGGTAGAAGCGCTGCTAACGACGCTCAATAACGACCCGAACGTAAACGTGCGTCTGGTGACACTCGAAGCACTGGCTAAACTGGCCGATGATTCGAAGGTGCGTCAGGGACTGGTTCAATCGCTGACACAGCAGGATTCTCCGCTTGTACAGGTGGCGCTGGCCGATGTGATGGTGAAACTGCAAGAGAAAAAATCGATAAAACCGCTTCGCCAAATGCTTCGTCAGGAACATCTGAACGACCTGGTCAAAACAAAAATTCAGGAAAGTATCAAAGCCTTATCGTAA
- a CDS encoding type III PLP-dependent enzyme domain-containing protein, translated as MKTYYDLIDQTFEFPTREFNVENNELMFNNVPLMDIVKQYGTPLKLTYLPKITEHIDHAKLLFRNAMKRYNYKGNYTYCYCTKSSHFRFVLDEVLKNNVHLETSSAYDIPILRELYKAGKFNKSTYIICNGYKRPLYTQYISELINDGFTNCIPVLDNLKEIEAYENAVTAETVNFGIRIATDEEPNFAFYTSRLGIRYSDVNELYRNKIQPNERFKLKMLHFFINTGIKDSAYYWSELSRFMYKYCELRKICPDLDSIDIGGGMPIQTSFQFTYDYQAMIDQIVESIQWICNKNNVPVPHIFTEFGSYTVGESGAVIYKVIDQKLQNDKELWYMIDGSFITQLPDSWGLGQKYIMLSVNNWDNPYQKVNLGGLTCDSHDFYNTEAHSADLYLPIFDQDAEDQYIGLFHTGAYQESLGGYGGIQHCLIPAPQHVIIDKDEEGNLRSRLFAPEQNSEVMLKILGYGDAEPGMTELEATEAAEEREEEELVKEEN; from the coding sequence ATGAAGACATACTATGACCTGATTGACCAGACATTTGAATTTCCGACGCGAGAATTCAATGTTGAGAACAACGAACTGATGTTCAACAATGTACCACTGATGGACATTGTAAAACAGTATGGGACGCCCCTCAAACTGACCTATTTGCCGAAAATCACGGAGCATATTGATCATGCAAAATTGCTGTTCAGAAATGCCATGAAGCGGTATAATTACAAAGGGAATTACACCTACTGTTATTGTACGAAGTCATCCCATTTTCGGTTTGTGCTTGACGAGGTTCTTAAAAACAACGTGCACCTCGAAACCTCATCGGCTTACGATATTCCTATTCTGCGAGAATTGTATAAAGCCGGTAAGTTTAACAAAAGCACGTATATAATCTGCAACGGCTATAAAAGGCCGCTCTATACCCAATACATCAGCGAACTCATTAACGATGGGTTCACGAACTGTATTCCAGTACTCGATAACCTCAAGGAAATTGAGGCTTATGAAAACGCAGTAACCGCCGAAACCGTCAATTTTGGGATCCGGATCGCTACCGACGAAGAACCGAACTTCGCGTTCTATACATCTCGTCTGGGAATTCGTTATAGCGATGTCAATGAACTGTATCGAAACAAAATTCAGCCGAATGAGCGATTTAAGCTCAAAATGCTGCATTTCTTCATCAATACGGGCATTAAAGACAGTGCGTATTATTGGAGTGAGTTAAGCCGCTTCATGTATAAATACTGCGAGTTACGGAAAATTTGTCCAGATCTCGATTCAATTGATATTGGGGGCGGAATGCCAATACAAACATCATTCCAGTTCACCTATGATTATCAGGCCATGATCGATCAGATTGTGGAGAGCATTCAATGGATCTGTAACAAGAACAATGTACCTGTACCGCATATTTTCACTGAGTTCGGTTCCTACACGGTGGGCGAAAGTGGAGCGGTTATTTACAAAGTGATCGACCAGAAATTGCAGAATGATAAAGAGCTTTGGTATATGATCGATGGCTCGTTCATTACGCAACTACCTGATTCGTGGGGACTTGGTCAGAAATATATCATGCTATCGGTCAATAACTGGGACAATCCTTACCAGAAAGTTAACCTGGGTGGTCTGACCTGCGATTCGCACGATTTTTATAATACTGAAGCGCATAGTGCAGACTTATACCTGCCTATTTTCGATCAGGATGCTGAAGATCAGTATATTGGCTTATTCCATACGGGTGCTTATCAGGAGTCACTGGGTGGTTATGGTGGTATCCAGCACTGTTTGATTCCGGCTCCGCAGCACGTCATTATCGATAAGGATGAAGAGGGTAACCTACGTTCGCGGTTATTTGCGCCAGAACAGAATAGCGAAGTAATGCTGAAAATTCTTGGCTATGGCGATGCTGAGCCAGGCATGACTGAACTGGAAGCTACTGAAGCGGCCGAAGAGCGTGAGGAAGAGGAGTTGGTAAAAGAAGAAAATTAG
- a CDS encoding UDP-N-acetylmuramate--L-alanine ligase — protein sequence MPQAIHFISIGGSAMHNLALALQQQGYIITGSDDEIYDPSRTRLQQNGLLPTETGWFPEKIHAGLDAIIVGMHAHQNNPELVKAQELGLTIYSYPEFLYQQSQQKQRVVIAGSHGKTTITAIILHVLKHHNRTFDYLVGEQIDGFETMAKLTPDAPVIVIEGDEYASSPIDSRPKFLHYQPHIALISGIAWDHVNIYPTWEAYVDQFESLAEAMPKAGILAFDESDDMLDVIGQKERTDITKIPYEAHPSEIVSGQTYLLTRQGAKIPVQLFGEYNMKNIAGAMTVCDRIGITEDQFYAAIQSFKPVALRLETIAEKTGAGSASRILFRDFAHSPAKVEASTEAVKKQYPGQKLLTVVELHTLSSLTKAFLGEYKGTLNAADQAVVYFNDHTGPYLDSADPITSEDVIEAFEYPNLHVFTDSHALQAYLLKQHDTAEIFLLMSSGTFGSLDLALLGNELL from the coding sequence ATGCCTCAGGCCATCCACTTCATCTCTATCGGCGGTAGTGCGATGCACAACCTCGCTTTAGCCCTTCAACAACAAGGCTATATTATTACTGGATCCGACGACGAAATTTACGATCCCTCTCGTACACGATTGCAGCAAAACGGCCTGTTACCTACCGAAACAGGATGGTTTCCGGAGAAAATTCATGCCGGGCTTGATGCCATTATTGTTGGCATGCATGCTCACCAGAATAATCCGGAGTTGGTGAAAGCACAGGAATTAGGACTAACTATTTACTCTTATCCTGAGTTTCTTTACCAGCAGAGCCAACAAAAACAGCGAGTGGTTATTGCAGGTAGTCATGGCAAAACGACCATTACAGCAATCATTCTTCACGTTCTGAAACACCATAATCGCACATTTGATTATCTGGTTGGCGAACAGATCGACGGTTTTGAGACAATGGCCAAACTAACGCCAGATGCTCCTGTAATCGTTATTGAAGGAGACGAGTATGCATCTTCGCCCATTGATTCACGTCCAAAGTTTCTGCATTATCAACCGCATATCGCGCTTATTAGCGGCATTGCCTGGGACCATGTCAACATTTACCCTACCTGGGAAGCCTACGTAGATCAATTCGAATCACTTGCCGAAGCAATGCCCAAAGCAGGAATTCTGGCTTTTGATGAGTCGGATGATATGCTTGATGTAATTGGCCAGAAAGAACGCACCGACATCACTAAAATTCCCTACGAAGCACATCCCAGCGAAATTGTTAGCGGGCAAACGTATTTGCTTACCCGACAGGGAGCCAAAATACCGGTACAGTTATTTGGTGAGTATAATATGAAAAATATTGCCGGTGCAATGACCGTATGTGATCGAATTGGCATCACTGAAGATCAGTTTTATGCAGCCATTCAATCGTTTAAGCCGGTAGCATTACGATTGGAGACAATTGCGGAGAAAACGGGCGCAGGTTCGGCCAGCAGAATTCTTTTCCGCGACTTTGCGCATTCACCAGCAAAAGTTGAAGCGTCGACTGAGGCCGTAAAAAAACAATATCCAGGTCAGAAACTTTTAACAGTTGTTGAACTTCATACGCTCAGTAGCTTAACAAAAGCATTTCTTGGCGAATACAAAGGGACACTTAATGCCGCTGACCAGGCTGTTGTCTATTTTAATGACCATACAGGGCCTTATCTGGACTCAGCTGACCCGATTACTTCCGAAGACGTTATCGAAGCTTTTGAGTACCCAAATTTGCACGTTTTCACGGATAGTCATGCGTTACAAGCTTACCTGCTAAAACAGCATGACACTGCCGAAATTTTTCTTTTGATGAGTTCCGGCACATTCGGCAGTTTAGATTTAGCTCTCCTTGGCAATGAGCTACTTTAG
- a CDS encoding PQQ-dependent sugar dehydrogenase, which produces MNHLQAQTYPANFSQVPVATGISNPTAMAFAPDGRIFVTQQGGALRIVKNGSLLAAPFVKLTVDSTGERGLLGLAFDPNFASNHFIYLYYTVPAPQLHNRISRFTANGDIVSPGSETVILDLDPLSGASNHNGGAMTFGKDGKLYIGVGENATPANSQTLDNYLGKILRINADGTAPADNPFPSGSASRRRIWAYGLRNPYTIAVHPISGKIFVNDVGQNDWEEINDATTGGLNFGWPTVEGASSNSLYTNPVFAYPHGDGDGKGCAITGGTFFNPSSTNYPASFIGKYFYQDFCSNWINVLDVSTNPASRASFATNLPGNSLSILTGPDGNLYFLSIAAGALYKIIYMAPNPNAFAITGVTMVNCATVTAGQRRVSFSPQYEGINGQPISFSVANELSPTANSGPYTLTLYTDNPSITLKAVQTGSVGEASFAYNWLAACSGGSTPNSPPTAGTPIPPQSATVGQNFSFLIPTNAFNDAETPSALTYSVSGLPAGLNFAGPATISGIPSTSGVATVIVKATDPGSLTASSSFTITVNPGAAPNPGTFAITGVTMVNCATITAGQRSVRINPQYSGQTGQPISFSIANELSPTTSQGPYTVTLFTDNPTITLKAVQSGTAGEASFTYNWLSFCTSGSPRLGAELPSALTLTVLGNPVLSETVQVDVRGASGQSLRLQTLDSQGRSLYNMTIDQAAPTERATLQLGKSSGIYFLQANTPTQKQVIKLVKP; this is translated from the coding sequence GTGAACCATCTACAGGCTCAAACCTATCCAGCCAACTTTAGTCAGGTTCCGGTAGCGACGGGCATTAGTAACCCTACCGCTATGGCTTTTGCCCCCGATGGACGAATTTTTGTTACCCAACAGGGTGGCGCATTACGCATCGTTAAAAACGGAAGCTTATTGGCCGCCCCTTTTGTAAAACTGACTGTTGACTCGACCGGTGAACGAGGATTACTCGGCCTGGCCTTTGATCCTAATTTTGCCAGTAACCACTTTATCTACTTATACTATACTGTTCCGGCTCCGCAGCTACACAATCGCATTAGCCGGTTTACAGCCAATGGTGATATCGTTTCGCCAGGAAGCGAGACCGTAATTCTGGATTTAGATCCATTAAGTGGCGCATCCAATCATAATGGTGGCGCCATGACCTTCGGGAAAGACGGTAAACTCTATATAGGCGTTGGCGAAAATGCAACCCCCGCAAATTCACAGACGCTGGACAACTACCTGGGCAAGATACTCCGTATTAACGCCGATGGCACTGCGCCAGCCGACAATCCGTTTCCGAGCGGGTCAGCGTCTCGAAGGAGAATATGGGCTTATGGCTTACGGAATCCCTACACGATTGCGGTTCATCCGATAAGTGGTAAGATCTTTGTTAATGACGTTGGGCAAAACGATTGGGAGGAAATTAATGATGCCACTACTGGCGGGTTAAACTTTGGCTGGCCCACTGTTGAAGGAGCGAGTTCAAATTCACTATACACCAATCCAGTTTTTGCCTATCCACACGGTGACGGCGACGGCAAAGGATGTGCGATTACGGGTGGAACATTTTTCAACCCATCGAGTACCAACTATCCGGCAAGCTTCATTGGCAAGTATTTTTATCAGGATTTTTGCAGCAACTGGATAAACGTGCTGGACGTTTCCACAAATCCAGCCAGTCGCGCATCTTTTGCCACCAATCTGCCGGGTAATTCGCTGAGTATATTGACAGGCCCCGATGGAAACCTGTATTTCCTGAGTATCGCTGCGGGTGCGCTTTACAAGATTATCTATATGGCCCCCAACCCTAATGCCTTCGCCATAACGGGTGTAACGATGGTAAACTGCGCTACAGTTACGGCTGGGCAGCGTAGGGTGAGCTTCTCTCCACAATATGAAGGTATAAATGGCCAGCCAATTTCGTTTTCGGTGGCCAACGAGTTATCACCCACGGCTAATTCTGGCCCTTACACCCTAACGCTCTACACAGACAACCCCTCGATCACACTTAAAGCCGTACAAACCGGCTCAGTTGGCGAAGCCAGCTTTGCCTACAATTGGCTGGCAGCCTGTTCGGGCGGGTCAACCCCGAATTCGCCCCCTACGGCAGGCACTCCTATTCCTCCTCAATCGGCAACGGTCGGTCAAAACTTTAGCTTTCTCATTCCAACGAATGCTTTCAACGATGCTGAAACCCCATCGGCGCTGACCTATAGCGTGAGTGGTCTGCCAGCCGGGCTAAATTTTGCAGGACCAGCTACCATCAGTGGCATACCCAGTACATCAGGTGTAGCAACGGTAATCGTAAAGGCCACCGATCCCGGCAGTCTCACCGCCAGTAGTTCCTTTACAATTACAGTCAATCCGGGGGCGGCACCCAATCCGGGGACTTTCGCCATAACGGGTGTAACGATGGTGAACTGCGCTACCATAACAGCCGGGCAACGCTCGGTTCGTATAAATCCGCAGTACTCGGGCCAGACGGGCCAGCCTATTTCCTTCTCGATTGCCAATGAGTTGTCGCCCACAACCAGTCAGGGGCCTTATACCGTTACACTTTTCACCGATAATCCTACCATAACGCTCAAAGCGGTGCAGTCAGGAACGGCGGGAGAAGCCAGTTTTACGTATAACTGGCTATCATTCTGCACGAGTGGAAGTCCTCGACTCGGGGCCGAATTGCCGTCTGCGTTAACACTCACCGTTCTGGGCAACCCGGTTCTGAGCGAAACGGTACAAGTTGATGTACGTGGTGCATCAGGCCAGTCGCTTCGCTTACAAACACTCGACAGCCAGGGACGTAGCCTGTACAATATGACGATTGACCAGGCTGCACCAACCGAACGAGCTACGTTACAACTCGGGAAGTCGTCTGGAATTTACTTCTTACAGGCCAATACGCCAACCCAGAAGCAGGTCATAAAACTAGTAAAACCTTAA
- a CDS encoding ABA4-like family protein, with protein MTPETAFTYANLLVLPQWVLMIVAPRWRVTQMLAQMLPIPMVLGGMYIYYLLIAPAASGGPGIDFGSFGSLAGVQSLFKGQKEIVLGGWIHYLAFDLVAGSYVLRDGQSQGIVHGWLIPCLLLCFMLGPIGLLLYGLLRMFLGNRTETKF; from the coding sequence ATGACCCCTGAAACAGCCTTTACCTACGCTAATCTCCTTGTTTTACCCCAATGGGTCTTAATGATCGTAGCCCCGCGCTGGCGTGTTACCCAGATGCTGGCCCAGATGCTCCCTATTCCAATGGTACTGGGCGGCATGTACATTTATTACCTGCTGATAGCGCCAGCCGCTTCGGGTGGGCCCGGCATCGATTTTGGATCGTTCGGTTCATTGGCTGGTGTACAATCGCTCTTTAAAGGACAGAAAGAGATTGTGCTCGGCGGGTGGATTCACTACCTGGCGTTCGATCTGGTTGCGGGTAGTTATGTACTCCGCGATGGACAGAGCCAGGGTATTGTGCATGGATGGCTGATTCCCTGTCTGTTACTGTGTTTTATGCTCGGACCGATTGGCCTGCTTTTATATGGATTACTGCGTATGTTTCTGGGAAATCGGACCGAAACAAAATTTTAA
- a CDS encoding RNA polymerase sigma factor — MLQVKAGNLDKMGLLFERYHRPLFGFLFHMTGQTESSEDMVQTVFYRMLKYRHTFTGEGEFRSWMYHLARNVLADQAKQNKRVANHANVNDLAERIGGGIDADEHLQQEQDRDMLHKALARLNEDHREVLILSRFQELKYEEIARVLNITEGAVKVRVYRAMNELKRIYLTIETGRKAHEL; from the coding sequence ATGCTCCAGGTAAAAGCGGGCAATCTGGATAAGATGGGCCTACTTTTCGAGCGATACCACCGGCCGCTGTTCGGTTTCCTGTTCCATATGACAGGACAGACTGAATCCAGCGAGGATATGGTGCAGACGGTGTTTTATCGGATGTTGAAATATCGTCACACGTTCACTGGCGAAGGTGAGTTTCGGAGCTGGATGTATCATTTGGCAAGGAACGTACTGGCCGATCAGGCAAAACAGAATAAACGTGTGGCTAATCACGCCAATGTCAACGATCTGGCCGAACGAATTGGGGGAGGAATTGATGCTGACGAGCATCTACAGCAGGAACAGGATCGGGATATGCTCCATAAAGCACTGGCCAGACTCAATGAAGACCATCGCGAAGTGTTGATTCTGAGCCGATTTCAGGAATTAAAGTACGAAGAAATTGCCCGCGTGCTGAACATAACGGAAGGAGCAGTAAAGGTAAGGGTCTATCGGGCTATGAATGAGTTGAAGCGTATTTACTTAACAATTGAAACTGGTCGAAAAGCACATGAACTGTAA
- a CDS encoding S41 family peptidase has product MKIGRLLLFLGLWIGLGCPMMPAQTLTPNQARTDLTYLKRKLDLLHPGMGYYTPRPRMEQLYDSLYNGLTAPMNYLAFFHHVSPFVTALKDGHTNLNHRKNFIGKTTRFIPFYIRPVGEQYFISHNVSADTSLHRGTELITINGRTVADLHRELMEADHSGSDGDNLTGRQQWSLVQFADYYAAWYGSADSIVITYRLPADTLIRKTRLNCLTLTSFRSTIQRRYHNEIDRRPNLSVRIVDSATRTAVLRVSTFMGTKKNDPFQWAFNRRLKRAFRELKKENIQNLVVDMQGNGGGIVLNSARLLRYWMPKPFTIMEHEEMKRAARNELISRWNPFAALNFSLQYKANGSDGFASRSSRRYYRPRNRTSFKGNLYFMMNGASFSATTSVLAKTLDAGMGTFVGEASGSAYWGDFAGHFKTITLPYSRMQVRIPLKKLTHAVVADRANGFTVEPDFRVTRSYDDVITNRDYVLEYTLRLIREGVVARQPMQPIKARPLQASR; this is encoded by the coding sequence ATGAAGATTGGCCGACTTCTGTTATTTCTGGGCTTGTGGATCGGGCTGGGCTGCCCGATGATGCCCGCACAAACGCTTACTCCCAATCAGGCCCGTACGGACCTTACTTACCTAAAGCGTAAGCTCGATTTACTGCATCCGGGCATGGGTTATTATACCCCCAGGCCGCGTATGGAGCAGTTGTACGACTCGCTCTACAACGGTCTGACGGCACCGATGAATTATCTGGCGTTTTTTCATCATGTCAGTCCGTTTGTCACGGCGCTTAAAGATGGGCATACGAACCTGAATCATCGTAAAAACTTTATCGGGAAAACGACTCGATTCATCCCATTCTATATTCGGCCGGTTGGTGAGCAGTATTTTATCAGTCATAATGTGTCAGCAGATACGAGCCTTCACCGGGGTACAGAATTGATTACGATTAATGGACGTACCGTAGCTGATCTGCATCGCGAACTAATGGAGGCCGATCACTCCGGTTCCGATGGCGATAACCTGACGGGGCGGCAGCAATGGAGTTTGGTACAGTTTGCCGACTATTATGCCGCCTGGTACGGTTCTGCCGATTCCATTGTAATTACCTATCGATTGCCTGCCGATACACTCATCCGGAAAACACGTCTGAACTGCCTGACCCTGACTAGTTTTCGATCGACTATACAGCGCCGTTACCATAACGAGATTGATCGGCGGCCGAATCTTTCGGTACGGATCGTAGACTCGGCTACCCGTACGGCTGTCTTGCGGGTATCGACATTTATGGGAACAAAAAAAAATGATCCCTTTCAGTGGGCGTTCAATCGGCGGCTCAAGCGGGCTTTTCGGGAGCTGAAGAAAGAAAACATCCAGAATCTGGTGGTCGATATGCAGGGAAATGGGGGCGGTATTGTTTTAAACTCAGCCCGGTTGCTTCGTTACTGGATGCCTAAGCCATTTACAATCATGGAGCATGAAGAAATGAAGCGGGCTGCCCGTAATGAACTCATTTCCCGTTGGAATCCATTTGCCGCTCTGAACTTTAGCCTGCAATACAAAGCAAACGGTTCCGACGGTTTTGCCAGTCGTTCGTCCCGTCGCTATTATCGTCCCCGAAACCGTACGTCTTTTAAGGGTAATCTGTATTTCATGATGAATGGTGCGTCATTTTCAGCGACTACGTCAGTATTAGCCAAAACGCTGGACGCCGGTATGGGAACATTCGTCGGTGAGGCCAGTGGCAGTGCGTATTGGGGTGATTTTGCGGGCCATTTCAAGACCATTACATTGCCTTATTCGCGCATGCAAGTGCGAATTCCGCTCAAAAAACTGACCCATGCTGTAGTAGCTGATCGGGCAAATGGCTTCACTGTCGAACCAGATTTTAGAGTTACGCGTTCTTACGATGATGTAATCACCAATCGGGATTATGTACTGGAGTATACACTCCGGCTAATTCGTGAAGGTGTTGTAGCTCGGCAGCCTATGCAACCAATTAAGGCCAGACCGTTGCAGGCATCACGCTAA
- a CDS encoding LOG family protein, producing the protein MHSIVVYCGSNPGTNPIYKEVAIELGEKLAVRKIRLIYGGGGFGLMGTVADTVLINGGEVTGVIPNFLADLEVAHKTLTELHFVETMHERKYKMVQLAKGVIALPGGYGTLDELFEILAWRQLKIYDGPVAIINTNGYYDFMLQQLDRMVADGFLKAENRSLLLVAESVDQVLDQIEAFWAVL; encoded by the coding sequence ATGCATAGTATTGTTGTCTATTGTGGCTCAAATCCTGGCACAAACCCAATCTATAAAGAAGTAGCCATAGAACTTGGGGAAAAATTGGCCGTCCGTAAAATCCGATTAATCTACGGCGGAGGTGGCTTCGGCCTGATGGGAACTGTTGCCGATACTGTACTGATCAACGGGGGAGAAGTAACTGGTGTAATTCCGAATTTTCTTGCGGATCTGGAAGTAGCTCATAAAACGCTTACCGAGCTCCATTTTGTAGAAACAATGCACGAACGGAAATACAAAATGGTACAGTTGGCAAAAGGTGTTATTGCCTTGCCGGGTGGTTACGGAACGCTCGATGAACTGTTCGAAATTCTGGCCTGGCGTCAACTAAAGATTTACGATGGTCCGGTGGCTATTATTAATACCAATGGTTATTACGATTTCATGCTTCAGCAATTAGACCGGATGGTTGCCGATGGGTTCTTAAAAGCGGAGAATAGATCTTTGCTGCTGGTGGCTGAATCGGTAGATCAGGTATTGGATCAAATAGAGGCTTTCTGGGCTGTTCTGTAG
- a CDS encoding 3'-5' exonuclease encodes MYCIVDVETTGGVKGPTRLTEIAIFRHDGLQVVDSFHSLVNPECPIPPFIRHLTGISDEMVQEAPLFADIAEQVLRITHDAVFVAHNVGFDFNFIKKELEWLGYDYFRRTLCTVRTSRKVFPGFPSYSLGKLCNSLSIPLNNRHRAQGDAAATVRLFEMLLQHDAHGLIPRNGGASIAVHD; translated from the coding sequence GTGTATTGTATCGTTGACGTCGAAACTACTGGAGGGGTAAAAGGCCCAACCCGACTTACCGAAATTGCTATCTTCCGCCATGATGGGCTGCAAGTTGTAGACTCGTTTCATTCGCTGGTGAACCCTGAATGTCCGATTCCACCATTTATTCGTCACCTGACCGGTATTTCCGATGAGATGGTTCAGGAAGCGCCACTGTTTGCCGACATCGCCGAGCAGGTTCTTAGAATTACACACGATGCTGTTTTCGTTGCCCATAATGTAGGGTTTGATTTTAACTTCATCAAAAAGGAGCTGGAATGGCTCGGCTATGATTATTTTCGTCGGACGCTTTGTACTGTACGGACAAGCCGAAAAGTTTTTCCAGGATTTCCATCGTATAGCCTTGGGAAACTCTGTAACTCGCTCAGCATTCCGCTCAACAATCGTCACCGAGCGCAGGGTGATGCGGCCGCTACAGTTCGGCTTTTCGAAATGCTACTCCAACATGATGCTCACGGATTGATTCCCCGCAACGGTGGTGCGTCGATTGCGGTTCATGATTAA
- a CDS encoding D-glycero-alpha-D-manno-heptose-1,7-bisphosphate 7-phosphatase, which yields MSKCVFLDRDGVLNEDRTDYVYRVEDFIIPDGVPEALRLLKDAGYLLIVITNQAGIAKGLYTRDDVMACYNYLQEQCGQVIDDIYYCPHHPKYDTESLTRKPGSLLLEKAMAKYNITPDESWMIGDALRDMQAGKRVGVRTVRIAHEPELSAECDGSAPNLLEASRIVLGYA from the coding sequence ATGAGCAAGTGTGTTTTTCTGGACAGAGACGGCGTTTTAAATGAAGACCGGACAGATTACGTCTATCGCGTTGAAGATTTCATCATACCCGATGGCGTACCGGAAGCACTGCGTTTGTTGAAAGATGCAGGTTATTTGCTTATTGTTATCACGAACCAGGCCGGTATTGCCAAAGGGCTCTACACTCGTGACGACGTTATGGCCTGTTACAATTATTTGCAGGAACAATGCGGTCAGGTCATCGATGACATTTATTATTGCCCTCACCACCCGAAGTACGATACCGAATCGCTAACTCGCAAACCCGGTTCGTTGCTGCTCGAAAAGGCGATGGCCAAATACAACATTACACCCGACGAATCGTGGATGATCGGCGATGCTTTACGCGATATGCAGGCCGGTAAGCGAGTTGGTGTACGTACTGTTCGTATTGCTCATGAACCGGAACTTTCCGCCGAATGTGATGGTAGTGCCCCGAATCTACTCGAAGCATCACGGATCGTATTAGGATATGCCTGA